Proteins encoded together in one Gigantopelta aegis isolate Gae_Host chromosome 8, Gae_host_genome, whole genome shotgun sequence window:
- the LOC121378746 gene encoding LOW QUALITY PROTEIN: uncharacterized protein LOC121378746 (The sequence of the model RefSeq protein was modified relative to this genomic sequence to represent the inferred CDS: inserted 1 base in 1 codon): protein MAVCGGTCEPASSPSLGRGSVTPSPDGPAIHGKDMSPAETPRKNKRKLSSPRKRADFSIKRLCPETSPGSAMSDSGCSEDFEGSXEEPPDTPDPAYLPEPDDSSQGVGERGNSARYVPMTNIMNGIRANCVVPSIYLNKTHFSIPPTALIPGFSALKIPTAFPDGITARQVELVGRTSVHGFETQDQDDPDDYISGKGSSRKQRKNYKNMTRERRVEANARERSRVHTISAAFDALRQAVPSYSYNQKLSKLAILRIASSYIMALARLADLDYSQEQNSWSFSECVDMCTRTIQTEGRARRRH, encoded by the exons ATGGCAGTTTGTGGGGGCACCTGTGAACCCGCCTCTTCCCCGTCCCTGGGACGCGGATCCGTTACCCCCTCGCCAGACGGACCTGCTATCCACGGGAAAGACATGTCTCCCGCGGAGACACCGAGGAAAAACAAGAGGAAACTGAGTTCTCCCAGAAAGCGTGCGGACTTCAGTATTAAGAGACTGTGCCCGGAGACAAGTCCCGGGAGTGCCATGTCGGACTCCGGGTGCAGTGAGGATTTTGAGGGGT GGGAGGAACCCCCGGACACGCCCGACCCCGCCTATCTACCAGAGCCGGACGACTCTTCCCAGGGAGTCGGCGAACGAGGCAATTCGGCTCGTTACGTCCCAATGACAAACATTATGAACGGAATAAGAGCGAACTGTGTCGTGCCAAGCATATACTTGAACAAGACTCACTTCTCAATTCCACCCACCGCGTTAATTCCTGGATTTTCTGCTTTAAAAATTCCCACAGCATTTCCAGACGGAATCACAGCCCGACAGGTGGAACTGGTGGGCAGAACAAGTGTTCACGGATTCGAGACTCAGGACCAGGACGACCCTGATGATTACATCTCTGGTAAAGGCAGCAGCAGGAAGCAGAGGAAAAACTACAAGAACATGACGAGAGAGAGGCGAGTTGAAGCCAACGCCAGGGAGCGATCCCGTGTCCACACGATCAGTGCTGCGTTTGATGCCCTCAGACAGGCTGTGCCGTCATACTCATACAATCAAAAACTTTCTAAACTCGCCATTCTTAGGATTGCAAGCAGTTACATCATGGCACTTGCGAGACTGGCAGACTTGGACTATTCTCAAGAACAAAACTCTTGGTCATTTTCCGAGTGTGTAGATATGTGTACCAGGACCATTCAGACAGAAGGCAGAGCCAGGAGACGGCActaa